The Penaeus chinensis breed Huanghai No. 1 chromosome 16, ASM1920278v2, whole genome shotgun sequence sequence tgtttgtttgtttgattgtttcttatctctttccttcttcttttatacaCACTCGTTTATTTGTATGCaaacatgtatgaatgtgtatatatgtgtatatgtatatatatttatgtatgcatgtatgtgtatgtacgcattcaTATTTGCTCGCAGTTGATGTAGCCGCAATCTGCTCCTCAGAAGACCTTGATTATTTGTACCTGAATGTATCTTTTAATCTGCCGAACTATTTGCATCATAAGCTAACCTGCTGCCGTTTTTCATCAAAAATGCTCCTTTTATATAAGACAGTATGCAAATAAGAGATGTTGAAACGGTTTGAAGcattaagaaaaagaatgatcagacgatgggagaaaaagaagagagaaagagaggggcaagagagaagaaagggggaggaagagaaagggagaggaaggatgagggagaagagggattgagagaaagtagcaaagagaaagaggaggaggaaggagagaacaggAAGTTCTTGCTTCATTTgctaatactgtcattatcattatcaatcgtataatcactattatcattatcattctcattactactgtatttttttattatcattgctattataattaatattctcattctcattatgactgtaatctatattatcattgctgttataatcattattatcattatcttgattataatattactactattactactattaaaaaataacaaaattcggTTGCTTAATATGTGCATAGTTTAAAAACAATGTTTGTATGTTCTAAAAGTATAAGCATATAATTAAAATGCTtactcttttgtatttttttacccATTTGAATTACTTCTAGATATAAATATttgactattatttatttttaaataagaataagtatttgattttttattgttatttttttttttttttttttttcgtcttaagATGCTTATAATGCAACTCTGTTTATACCCATTCATAGAGTTGCAAATTATATCAGACTAAGCAAATTTATCGTAAAATATTTATTACAGTAATGTTTCCACTGTAACATTATATCAGACTAAGCAAATTTATCGTAAAATATTTATTACAGTAATGTTTCCACTGTAACATTATATCCGACTACGCAAATTTATCGTAAAATATTTATTACAGTAATGTTTCCACTGTAACATTATATCAGACTAAGCAAATTTATCGTAAAATATTTATTACAGTAATGTTTCCACTGTATAGTATAGCACCTCTATACTATACACGAGACATGAATAAGGGAAATGACCATTCTATACAATGATACAATATGACGATTTTcgagaaataacaaaatattcaGTGCGCTTATATAACAAAATGTTTCTTCGTTTTCCTATTGTAAATCTAAGGAAATTAAATAACAGTTCAGTGGTAGTATATGCAATTGCTCTAGTGTATCTGGTATAAACAGAATAGCTGTATGTTATGTACTCTGGTTTAAACTTTTTTCTTTGCAGTGTATTGTAGGATATTGGAGGGTATCGTTAATATGTAGGATTTGATGGCTCCATTAAACTGATCCTACCTCTTAAGCTACTGAATAGTTTAAAGTAAAATTGCATATTctattccattcattcatttacttattatttgtatattttcttttgaatAACGTTGTCATATCGGATGTTATTACTTCCATTTTCAAGATCTAAGTAGTTCCTAATTTGTCAATTTAGCCTTGCTTTTCAGGTTATTTTTAACTAGCATTTCGTTGCTTGTCAAATCAATATCTAATCCTCTTAGCTTATATGCAGTGCACACGCAAAGACATCAAACTAAGAAACTTTATCATAAGATGTTTATTTTAAGGATATCCCCAAAGGTCATCTCGACTACAGCCTAAAGTTTATATGTGATAAATATTTCAGCATCAAAGCCGTGGCATTAGTCGTCTGCTTCCTCTGCTTCGCCGGTGGGCTTGGCGTCGCGGAACTCCGGAAGGACGTTGTCGTCGACCACGCGGTACCCGTTGCGGTCGGCGACGTACTTGACGTGGTACTCGTTGCCGTCGGGCGCGACCCACGAGTACTCGCCCTCCACGGCCCTGCCAGGGTCGCCCTCCTGCTCGTGCTCCATGTGGTCCTGCTCGATGTCGATCacgtcggagggtcgggcggcggCCAGGGCGACCAGTGCCAAGGCGACGATCAGCTGGAAAGTGGATATAAAACATGTATTCAAATAGCATTGACCGAAACATCTAAAACCTGCAGAATGCATTAACTCAACAGAGCCTTCATATTATCTTTAGTTTATAGCATTGGAGAAGCTACCGTTGAAaccgaaaggaaaatgaaagctaTCATACTAAGCACTGTAACTCACCAGAACCTTCATGTTTGTATGGGCTTCGTAGAGCAACTGTTGTCCTGTGCTTGTCCTGTCGCCATTTATACCCACATCCGTCGCCGTCGTCACCTTGAAGGCCAGCGATCTTCGGGCCTAAGTGATGGGCGAAGTTTGTAACTGACCTTGCGATGGCAGCTTTccggttttatttgttttggccACTTGTCCCTTTTTTGCCCATGCTGGTTGCTACGAGTAGGTTATGTTTGTGAACACGCTGCCTTTAAATAAAGATAGGGAATGAGCAAGAAGTTAATGTTATGTATTTGGTATATGACAGACCTATGGATTGTAtaactgttaatatatatatatatatatatatatatatatatatatatatatgcatgcacccGTGTATGTTGTGTGTCTTCCAAAGAAAACCTTTTAGTTTGAGTAACTATTTAGTCTAGATAGATAATCTACCCTTCTTCTGAGTATTCATGAACTGTACAGAATGATTCAGACAAATTTAACCCTTGTTTTTGTGATGATGTCAACCCGAGTCTGTTGACGTAGATCCTCGTAGACTTCGACACCGGTTGTTCTGACGCTACGGTACCGATCCAGCATGAGTCACGGATGTATTAGCTACGAAGGAAATGACAGCCAGATTTCAGTCACACACGAGTCTTTTTTTATTAAAGGTTTGGTCTTGGGACTTCATGATCGCATCTTACTATACTGTATAACAAATGGTACCACTACATTCGATGTATGTCAAGTTATTTTTCGCATATAGATATTTGCGTTAATGATGTAAAATGTCTTTTTACATTCGATTCGATATACTCTTATTTTTTCCACATAGAATACataaaaggtagagagggagggagtagagagagaaaggaaagagacgaaagagataaaaaaaacatagagacagtttaaaaagaaaagaaaagagaggagagaaaaagaatgaaaggaaatacacgagaaagaaagataagaaaaggaaagaaagagagagaaggaagaagagagaaaccgTTTTGGTTAGAATTGGAACCTAaactatttaattatattatgctCGTAGAATTACAGACGAATCCTCTAATACACAGAGGAATAGTTCTTATTCACTTAGAATTACTAAATTAATAAGTTAGAGTCCTATTGCAAATTTAAAAATATGCAACTAAAAGTCATAATTACTGTTTTCCGGGACATAGTTATTGCACTGCAGTTAACCAGACACAAGGAAAGACTTTAGCATAACCACCGAACAGAATGATGATTGGTGCGCATTTACGAATAAAAATGACTCCAGTTtatcagatatagatataaagggtTCTGTGACAGGGTATATCCGTTTTGGAATTCAGTACATGATTCCTTTTACTGTATACTCTGTGGAATCTGTTGCAGAGTTGAGGTATGTGTGGGTCTCTATGAAGCAGACTTTGTATTTGTTACAGTTTGTGTATTCACGTCTGTTTTTATGTTTAGCACTTATTTCCTGTAATTCCAATATGTGGATGTTACTGGGTATGTTTCATTCGTCAATCTTTGTGAGATGTATTTTTTTCCGTGGAAATAATGTCAAATTAGAGCATTATATCGTAAGATATTTATTATAAGAGTTTTCCTCTCGCTGTCACCATATCTACATTCTTTTGATTTAGCTTGGAAGCATATGACATAAGTATTTCACAATCCAAATCATGGCGTTAGTCGTCATCCTCCTCTGCTTCGCCGGTGGGCTTGGCGTCGCGGAACTCCGGAAGGACGTTGTCGTCGACCACGCGGTACCCGTTGCGGTCGGCGACGTACTTGACGTGGTACTCGTTGCCGTCGGGCGCGACCCACGCGTACTCGCCCTCCACGGCCGTTCCCGGGACGCCCTCCTGCTCGTGCTCCATGTGGTCCTCCTCTAAGTCGATGatgtcggagggtcgggcggcggCCAGGGCGACCAGTGTCAAGGCGACGATGAACTGTGCAATTGAATAACAGTATTGgttatatttcataataattgttacagattttcttctctctttaagaATTATTGAAGAATACGAGTTATTGTAAAATGTATTTTAACTCACCAGAACCTTCATGACTGTCATTGTTTGGGAGAGCAACTGTCGCGGTGGTCTTGTCATGGCTTCGATTTATACTCAGCCGCACCAGTGTCACCTTGAACGCCAAAAAGTATTCGGACGAAAGAATTCTGTGACTTGACTTTTTGAGGTGACTTTTTCGGTTTCACTTTTGCTTATATTAGTTTGAAAGTTTCTGTCTAAATGTTATATTCGCTATTTATCAGACTGTATCAAAATCTGTCTTAATCTTATCTAATCTCTTTAAATTTTTAGGTCATAAGGTTCATCTAAGTGATGCTTTCGGCTGTTCTGGCTTGTGTATTTGTGATTCCTCTTCAAGCCGTCCAGACTTACGCACACATAAagcatacacagataaacacacacacacacataaatcaagcgacacacggacagacagacatataaacagacagtttACTAATAtcccagatagacagacatatagatatacaagctATTTACTGATATAACAACGATTAGGACGATGAAATGCAGCGCCACGATGACTCGTCAGACTTCACAgacatatgaaaaagaaaagaagaaaaaaaaatctgaaaaccgTTGTAGAAAATCACCCAAAAACTTCAGTTGTTTTGTTCAGCAAGTACAGCATAGCTACACGACtccaccgttattattatcttgaaaCTGAAATGACCGAGGTCTTGGTCAACTAATTTCGAAACTGATCTTATAATTAATTCCGTTGATATCATTCACGGCTCTGCGCATAATGAGTCCTCCTTTGCACATTAACATATTAGCTGTAAATTATCGGTTTACGTCACTCCGTTCAGTTGAGACGGTTAGGATATCAGGCAATAGAAAGCTCTATTTTTTATCCAAAAAAAACTACGAATTTCTAAATTGAATTCTCAAATAGTTTTCAATAGATTTGGCTGCGAAATGTATTCATTAAGGTTTCGATCAGGCCAATATACACAGGAAAAAAGTCAAactaaagaataaaatataaatgaatacataggtaaatactattaatggatagatagatatgcatgtatacatacataaatacataaataaatatatatatatatatacatatatatatgcatatgtgtatataacacagacacgcacacacacacacacacaatcaaaatatgtatatatatatatatatatatatatatatatatatatatatatatatatatatatatatatccacgcacatagatacatttacatatatatacatacatacatacatatatatagtataatgttttatatatatgtatatacatttatatatatacatactgtgtaatgttaatacacggacacacatacatacaatatgtgtttatgtatacatatgtgtgtgtgtgtgtgtgtgtgtgtgtgtgtgtatgtgtgtgtatagtgtattataagcatttatatatttagctatctagctacctatatatatattgatacatatatatgtgtgtatatgcgtgtgtgtgtaagtaggtatAAAGATACGCTtttgtgcacgtgtatatatcaaacacagtatgtctatacatctctctatatGCCGCTATATTGAGCTGAAGTTATCTATAGCCATTCCTGTAAGTGCCTGTCTATTCATATGGCAATAGTTTCCACGTGTAATACTGAGATGTTTCTTTAACAAAAATCTTCAATTACAATTAACTCTCTGCGTGTAGAATTGGCCAAATGTGATATTCATATCAATACAAAGCTGTCCTTTTAATATATATGACGTTGGGGAAGCTATATATTCTTATGTTGCTATGGCAATCCCTATAGGTACAGTAGAATATTTCTAGGGGTGTCTTAACTAAAGGTCCCCAGGACGATAGATAGAGAATGGGGAAAAGAAACGGTaaggaaaggaagcgagagaaaattataatgttaatgaaagtaatcctttaattttatttcatttgttacaatggttattcttggtcaGTTTAATTTTGCTAAATTACcttctgtgtgcaaggaattagagggaaagagagaggtgggagaaagaaagagaaggagaggaagaaagggagagaaaaagaacgagaaagtaagaaggagcctataagagaaagagaaagaaaaagagtgggagagaatgagacaaagagaaaggatggaaaaggaAACAGATACAGACCAACAACTCCCTCTTGTTGTCATTCCAGGACATAATTTGATAAATCACACATCAGCAAAAGGCGTAAAAACACAAGCATTTTgtcaaagtatatatttatttgttcatttatctattattggtttatctatttattaatttattatttaatatttattcattttatgaagGAAAGTGGTTTTGACTGCCAAGCCTTAGAACTACTCGTCGGCCTCCTCTGCTTCGCCGGTGGGCTTGGCGTCACGGAACTCCGGAAGGACGTTGTCGTCGACCACGCGGTACCCGTTGCGGTCGGCGACGTACTTGACGTGGTACTCGTTGCCGTCGGGCGCGACCCACGAGTACTCGCCCTCCACGGCCCTTCCAGGGTCGCCCTCCTGCTCGTGCTCCATGTGGTCCTGCTCGATGTCGATCacgtcggagggtcgggcggcggCCAGGGCGACCAGTGCCAAGGCGACGATCAGCTGGTGGATTTAAATTGTGTATAGTAACATGCAACTTTTGTACTTTATCGATATATGAAAAAGAGTGATATCTACACTAATCTATAGGTAGCCAGAACAATCATGCTAATAAAACCTATAAACACGCAAATGTTTAAATGCACTACAAATACTCTCATCCAGCCAAAGCCTTTTGAAACTTTACCAGAAGTTTCATGATTGTCGGGGTTTCAGTGCAGGAATTGTCGTCCGCTGATTGTCCGAACCGTTGTTTATATACAGGACATTGCAGACGCCATGACCTTGAAGCCTTCGTCCAAACCCTGAATTAATAAACCGAATTTGTCGGCTGACCTTGCGCGCTCTGCTTTTTAGTGGTTTCGTGTTTAATGGTATTCGTGCTCACTAGCAGCACGTCGACGCTGAGAATGCTGCGTGCAGATGTTGCGAAATACTTTTTAACGGGATCATGATATCAGCACGTCGATGCTTGTCAAATTGcactgtatatatgtctatatatgtgtgtgtgtgtgtgtgtgtttatacgcacacacacacacacacacacacacacacacacacacacacacacacacacacacatatatatatatatatatatatatatatatatatatgtaactacatatatatgtatatatatacatatatatgtgtgtgtatatatattgacatatttggatatatatgaatgtatatatagagagaggaagatagaatgtatgtatgtgtgtccatgtgttaaTATTtcaccatgtgtatatatatatatatatatatatatatatatatatatatatatatgtgtgtgtgtgtgtgtgtgtgtgtgtgtgtgtgtgtgtgtgcgtgtgttggtgtgtgcgtgtgtgtgtttgtgtgtgtgtttgtgtgtgtttatgtgtgtgtgtgtatctgtgttaacatatatggatatatatgtatgtatatattaagagagagtaagatagatagattgtacgTGCGTCCATGTGTTAacttttcacacaaaaaaaaaaaaaaaaaaaaaaaaaaaaaaaaaaaaaaatatatatatatatatatatatatatatatatatatatatatatatatatatatatatatgtcttatatatgtcatatgtatatatatatatatgtcttatatatgtcatatatatatatatatatatatatatatatatatgtatgtgtatgttgtatatatgaatacatataaatgtatatatatttatatgacgattatatatatatatatatatatatatatatatatatatatatatatatatattacgattatatatacatatacatatattaatatatatatatatatatatatatatatatatatatatatatatatattacgattatatatacatatacatatattaatatatatatatatatatatatatatacatatatatatatatatatatatatataatatatatatatatatatatatatatatatatatatatatatatatattacgattatatctacatatacatatattaatatatatatatatatatatatatatatatatatattacgattatatatacatatacatttattaatatatatatatacatatatatatatatatatatatatatatatatatatatatatatgatgtatgtatgtatgtatgtatgtgtgtgtgtgtgtgtgtgtgtgtgtgtctgtgtgtgtgtctgtgtgtgtgtgtgtgtgtgtgtgtgtgtgtgtgtgtgtgtgtgtgcgtgtgtatgtatatgtatgtatatgtatatgtatatgtatatatatatacatatatatatatatatatatatatatatatatatatacatatatacgtgtgtgtatgtgtgtgtgcgtgtgtaaacatagatatgtatgcatgtatatatatatatatatatatatatatatatatatatatatgtgtgtgtgtgtgtgtgtgtgtgtgtgtgtgtgtgtgtgtgtgtgtgtatacatatatatatatatatatatatatatatatatatatatatatatatatatgtatatgagacagtccactgcaggacgtaggcttctcccagtcttttccaactttgtcttgcgtgtTTTAGTTTCCAGTCCTGGCccataaatttcattatttcgtcacgccatcctgTTATTGGTCtaaagcccagtctgttactttgtttGCCTGTGACATATatgtcattgttttctttttgatgctcccaattatatcttccacttttgtctgttccctgatccacgtcgccctcatccgatcttttaggctaattcccagcatcaacctctccatcttttcttttctttttaaacataaggataaagagcctcttagtatgctactgtgctTGCCGAAGGgggctccagcctagactgatgcgtcgctttatttgcTAGATACACATATGCTTGTCAACTACCtccagcgcttcgccttgtacatgtaactgatcgaattgaactctgttgttgaacGTTACCTTggtcttcttcttattcatcatatatatatatatatatatatatatatatatatatatatatatataaataaatacacacatatatatatatatatgtgtgtttgtgtgtgtgtgtgtgtgtgtgtgtgtgtgtgtgtgtgtgtgtgtttgggtgtgtgtgcatgtgagagagagagagtgtgtgtgtgtgtctgtataagcctatgtatacacacacataagcctatgtatacacacacacacatacacacacattcatatatatatatatatatatatatatatatatatatatatacatatatacacatatatacatatatatacaaatatatccatacacatacacacacacacacacacacacacacacacacacacacacacacatatatatatgtacatatatatgtatatatatatatatatatatatatatgtgtgtgtgtgtgtgtgtgtgtgtgtgtgtgtgtgtgtgtgtgtgtgtgtatatatatatgcacttatctattatatataaatgtatatattttttttctgtgccgtatcagagcctgacgttggcggccatgtttaatttcatggttgtacaagggagtgtacgaaggtggtttcccgttgccttccttcgggtgattgaagagttcaccatctctcttccccgacgacacctgcgattgacctctcaaggcgatatgtcgttttctcgctgtgagatcggactcgagccagcagtcggagcgcaggcatttttacgaccgccgcgacggggaattgaactcgggaccacgagtatatatgtatatgtatatgtatattcaaatgtatttaaatatgcatatacatgcacatatatatatatatatatatatatatatatatatatatatatatatatatatatatatatgtatatatatgcatatatatatgtctatttatgtatctatctatatagctatatatttatatgtataattatatatacatttatatatataaacacatatataaacatatataaatacatatatatacacacattacatatatatatatatatatatatatatatatatatatatatataaatatatgcatacacacacatatttacacatatatgtgtgtgtgtgtgtgcatagacagacagacataaatacagagaGGTACTTGATGACGTACTCGTTCCCGTCGGGCGCGACCCACGAGTACTCGCCCTCCACGGCCGTTCCCGGGACGCCCTCCTGCTCGTGCTCCATGTGGTCCTCCTCGAAGTCGATCacgtcggagggtcgggcggaggCTCGAACGAACAGGACGGAGAAAACGAGGTCTCCAAGGCAATGAAtcgtaaatgaagagagagaacacGACCGCCGAGAACCAGACGAACGGCACTAATTTTAGTTTACGATCTCAGGTGCCCGTTTCGAGAGGCTGCTTTGGGTCCAATTTACAACACCTTTCATGATTGCATGCCCATGCTGAATCAGCTGTTTATGGTGACTGATGTAAAGTACAGTGTCGGGCTCTCTACCCTGGAATGTACCATGTAATCAAGTCTTCAATCAATATTTCATTCAATTTTGATTTGGAATTCACTGTAGAATTTTGTGCACATTCTTGCACGTTTCTTTTTATGCAACTTTTTTTTCGGTTAGATAAACGCTGTTTCTCACCGCTGTGTGCGTCCTTCAGTCTCTTTGTACTTTTTGTACTTTTTATCACCTCTTCCCTTTTTAGagttaaaggatatatatattttctttcttttttctcttttttttcttttttttttggtgggggggggggggttgtttatcATGAAAAATGTTGACactgaaaataaaagatataattattcatttatgaCTATTGGAAGCAATGATATCATACAGCAAAATAAAGAATTGCAGCCATTTTTCTAGTTATATTCAAATTTCAGACATAAAAAGTAAACACGAACAGACTTCGACCTTCGgaaaaattattattgtaaattagTTTTTGCTCCTTTTTAATGCCGTTCCAGAACCAGAAGCAGAAAAGAATCAGCGACGAAATGAGATGCaggaatggatagataggtagataaaaaacgagggagggagatagagggtacGAGACTTATTATAAAAAGCTAATATTTCATAATAAAATTTC is a genomic window containing:
- the LOC125033505 gene encoding cuticle protein CP575-like — protein: MKVLLIVALALVALAAARPSDVIDIEQDHMEHEQEGDPGRAVEGEYSWVAPDGNEYHVKYVADRNGYRVVDDNVLPEFRDAKPTGEAEEADD
- the LOC125033507 gene encoding cuticle protein CP575-like; the protein is MKLLLIVALALVALAAARPSDVIDIEQDHMEHEQEGDPGRAVEGEYSWVAPDGNEYHVKYVADRNGYRVVDDNVLPEFRDAKPTGEAEEADE